GATATGAAAAATGTTTTCCTACATTTACAAAAAGAAGTTATTCAGACACATTTTTACTTACCAAAAAATATCCTGTATTTAATTTGCATAATGTTGTCATTGAAATATGGGATACACATCCAAACACATCTAAGTCTACTTTCAAACACTGTATTTGCATTACTGATCACTTTAAAGTGCTCACTGTTTGACAGGCTCTGGACTGTTGATTTAACATTAAAAGTATCCCCGTTGCTTTAATGGCTTCTACAAAATAGCCTTCCCATTTTTCTTTCCCAAAAGCCATTGTCCAGCTAGGATTGAAAGGGATGTGCCTTTTAGCGATAAGAGCTTTTAGCGTCATCCTTTGTCTGGGTTAGATTTACACTGTTTGATGAGGCCATTTGCGTCAGGACAGCGTGCTCCCTCTTCAAACAAATTACGGCCTCTCATCTGGATCTGTTTGATAGCTAAAGCgatgtaaaaacaaagcaaaaaaaaaaagaagccaaacaacaaGTCTTCAATGCAGGTTTGCGTGTCAGCATTCGAGTCTTATCTCAGAAAACTGAATGGAGCAACGTTCAGAGCTGAGCCTGACCAAAGCCAGATAGGAACCAATGACCGGGCATTAACGATGTGATTACGTTGTCTTTCAGTGACATATGGGATGACCAGCTCAAGCGCCTACTATTACACTAACGCCATGACGAACCTGTTTGTGAATACACCCAGTAGCAGTGGGGTTACGTTTCAGTCTATTGGCTCCATGGCTGACTTCTGGACCGTAagttttcctcatttttcccaTGGCAGTGATTTTTCTGCTACtaaatgtttctttcttttcatcaacattttttttttcatttccttcAAAGCTGAGATGTTCTCAAAATTTTAAGGAACTATATGATTCATTTAACCGAACATGTATATTAGTGCCTGAACTCAAATGGAAACATCTTAAAAACAATTATAAAAACTGATTATTCCTTAAGTACAATATGTTCTTCCCTGCATTACCACATCACTTAAAATGACCAAACAGTGATGTTTGTGTTACTGCTTCTTTCATATCTTTTTCCACATGCTTAAGATTTTACCAATACTGTTAATTGTTACTGATATGTTTATTAGTACATGCAGGAATATAAAAATATGTCCTTCCAACCCCATAAAGAAATGAGTAGTTGTTTTACTAGGCCTAAAAATAAGAAGCTTGGTTTCCAGTGATCCTGCCTGGTAAGTTTCAAACTTAAACACATCTGCTCTCCTTACTTGTAAATggtaacaaataataaaactcAAAAATGTAAATCTATGCAACATCTATCACATCATATCCAAACTCTTGTCTTGATTTTTtgtagatgtgttttttttagtcgatggtatcaatttgaaaatcctacgTCGGCTCATTTTTGAGTTATTGGGTTTACAAAGTTGGGTGTCCACACCACCTGACGCTTGCCTACCGGTCTATTTCCCCCGTTGCCTGCAGGGTGACAGCAATACCCCAAACCTTTCAGGCTGAGGGGTAAAATTCACTAAGAACACAAAGAAAGGTACAAATCAAACTCTTTCTTTTTATGAAAAGTTCGCCCAGGGCCCACTGTTGAACGGACTCTACTGGACAACGTGGTACAATAACCAGCCCTTGGAAAGCGGAAACACGTCTTTCATCTACTACGAGAACATGCTGCTGGGTGTCCCCAGGATGAGGCAGATCAAGATCAAGAACAACTCCTGCACTGTCTACAGTGACTTCGAAAATGGGATCAAAGGCTGTTTCGCTGTTTACACTAACCAGAAGGAAGACGAGCAGAGCTTCGGCCTCATCAACGGCTCTGCGTAATTCACTCACTGTTTTCTTACTGACATACAAAGAAGTGCAGAAGCACAATTTAGTGTTCtaagtatttgtgtttttccactGCAGCTGGACCTaccacacagagaaagagataAAGGGTTCCTCTTACTGGGGCTTGGTGGCCACCTACAGTGGAGCAGGATACTATCAAGACCTGAGTCGCACACAAGAGGAGAGCGCCAACATACTGACAGAGCTACAGAACAACCTTTGGCTGGACAGAGGAACCAGAGCAGTCTTCATCGACTTCTCCACTTACAACGCGAACATCAACTTGTTCTGCGTCATCACGTAAGGAGCATTACTGCCCATTGCACCTTTACCCACCTGCTGATACCCATCCATTGGTTGACCAAAGTGTCATCTGCTTCTTCAGGTTGGTGGTTGAATTCCCAGCGACCGGTGGAGCAATCCCTTCCTACCAGATCCGAACAGTCAAACTGATTCGCTACATAACGACCTGGGACTACTTCATCCTAGGCTGCGAGTTGCTCTTCTGTGTATTCATCCTCTACTACATTGTGGAGGAGATTCTTGAGCTGAAAATACACAAGTTCTCCTATTTCAATAGCATCTGGAACATACTAGACATTGTTGTCATATTGGTAAGAAAAGATGGTTCAAACATGTCATTTTATCAGATTTTTCAGGGCCTTCTAAAGACTAACAACCTTCTTACAGCTTGCCATTGTTGCCATCATATTCAATGTATTTCGGACCATCAAAGTGGACAGCTTGCTTGGGAATCTGCTGAAAAATCCTAACATCTATTCAGATTTTGAATTTCTGGCATTCTGGCAAACCCAGTATAACAACATGAATGCGGTTAACCTGTTTTTCGCATGGATCAAGGTAAAGAACTGACACCTTTCAGTCCAACATATTGCTTGTGCGATTTTGCTTTGTTGTCTCTCCAGAGAATGTGTGCTTTCTTCTCGTCCTTGTAGATTTTTAAGTACATCAGTTTCAGTAAGACCATGAATCAGCTGTCCTCCACGCTGGGCCGATGTGCCAAAGACATCTTCGGATTCGCCATCATGTTCTTCATCGTGTTCTTTGCTTATGCTCAACTCGGATATTTGCTCTTTGGAATGCAGGTTCAAACATTCAGCACCTTTGTAAAGTGCATGTAAGTCGTGTTGAAAACAATGGCAGGATGAAGGGTTTTAATTGTAACGAGCATCAGTTAATTAGTAGTTCTTTACAATTTTTGTCCACCCCACAGCTTCACACAGTTCCGAATTATTCTTGGAGACTTTGATTTTGATGCCATCGACAGCGCTAACAGAGTCCTTGGGCCGATCTACTTTGTCacttatgtgttttttgttttctttgttctgctGGTAAGTCATGCACGAGATAACTGATAATAAAAGCATCTGATCCGAGAAGTCACATTATCTTGTGTATTTTTCCCTCAGAACATGTTCCTGGCCATCATAAATGATACATATGCAGAGGTGAAGCAGGAGCTCTCTGAAAAAGATGAACTACAAATTACTGACATTTTTAAACAGGTAAAAGCTAATTCAAGGAAATTGGCATAAAACTAGccatatttatggatgatgttttACCAGACTTTTCTTGTAAATCAGAGCTACATGAAGACATTTATGAAGCTGAAgcttaaaaaagagaaaatatcagaTGTTCAGAAGGTTCTACACTCTGGATCTGGAGATCTTGAATTTCAGGACTTCAGAGAAACTCTTAAAGAGTAAGTGACAAAATATCAAAAAGGAACACTTgattattttactgttaaacCTGAGCCTCACTTCTGTGATGATTTTGAAGGATGGGACATGGCGATCAAGAAATAAACGCAGCCTTCTCCAAGTTTGACCGTGACGGGAACAAAATTCTAGATAAAGACGAACAGAGGTGGATGAAAGCTGAGCTGGAGCAAAAGAGGGTTTgtgcacattaaaaaataaatatgactATGTTCATATTTATAAAAATTTTCTGATCATTTCTTATTTTGATTGCCaattaacaaaataaatgtttcttgTGCTTGTGCGTTTTTGTCAGGAGGCTCTCAGTGCCGAAATCAACAATCTCGGAATGAACTATCAGATGGAATTACACGAGAAGCCGCCTGTCAAATCCAACGAGCACAAGAGCAATTCCAGTCAAACCTTTGTGGAGCGGGAACATTTCTTGAGGTGGGACAAATTTTAAACTTAACCTGCGAATGCACTTATCTCATTCTCCTAACCAGAGTAATACATTTAACTCAATTACCTTTCTATTGCCACAAAAGTCTGGCCAAACAGGTTCTTCACCTTGAAAGCTCCGTGGCAGGCATTGCGTCCCAGACTGAGCTGATTATGGAGAAACTGGGATTACAAGGGAAAGCTAAAGACGCTGCAACAGCAAAGAAACCGTGACCAGTAACGATGTGAGCAAACATCACTTGTAAACAGCAAGATTACATGTTAGAAATCTTAAACAGCTCCAGAAGAGTACATTCAAGCTACCAAGTGTGTTGTAGTATCTAGAAAATGAGAGTAGACTTTCTTGGTTGCAGtcttacaaacacacaacaattaATTTTAAATTGCCCTTATCCAGAAGGATGAAACTGTCTCAGATAGTCATGACTTTGGTCAGTGAGGACAGCACAACAGACGCCAGAGATGTCATCCCGAAGGCAAGCAGTACACAGCTCCACCAGCAAGTGATGTATGTAATTAACCTCTGAGGAAAACAACTGGATAAAAACTTCCTAATATACATGTTAAATAAAGTACTGACAATACGACATTTCAATATTGAAAGAACAGAAATCATGCAGATATGTAAATtgtataaataatattttgtcTACTAGCTGACTGCACAGtttaagtatatatatatatataaaatgttatgttatgttatgttatgttatgttatgcaTTAGTGCTGTGTAATATAATATACTTAAATAGAGAAGTTGTGTAATATAATCCAATTCTGGGCAATACATATATCAACTAAATTCCAAGTGAATACTTTGCTTTAATCTATTGATGAATGTTCACATTCGCTTACATTTGCTCAATATCTATTGGCCAATTTGATAGTTTATATGGTTTAGCGAAATGGCTCAATTTTTCAACACCATTCCAAGGTGTAATAATCATACTCATCACATTGGGATGCACTCACTATGAAATGATACCAGTGTTTGAAATCTTGCAACAATTCTTTTCTCAAGTTTTGTTTCAGTAAATCTTTCAGCTCTCACACCATCTTTAAAGGAAGATCAATTTAAACatacaaaatgaataaaacttaATACACAGTgtttaacaaatttattagaccaccACTAAATGTAAGCTTTATACCACAGCTGTCTTAAAATACCAGGGCAGGTAATAACAAAACGATGTTTACGTTTTTGTGATGGTTAACTCaccaaaataatattaaaatataattattattgtCCGTGAATTTTCCATGAATGTACCATTTTACAAGAAAAGTAGTAAAACACATTGTTTTTGATTAAGTTGCAAAATTAGTTAATTTAGTGGTTCAATGTTATGTTTGATTTTTTCTGATTAGTCCAGCGTGTTGGTTCAAATTTGGgtataaaaatgtgaattcaATGATTTTTGGTTCTAAACAAGTTTTGATAGGtttgtattttcttgttttacGAGAGGTTTAACACATGTGTTAAGTATTATAAAAACCATAACACATAACTGAGACATCAAACAATAGCTAATGTCATCATTATCTGCTGATAGGACACTAGCAGTCAAAAGTGAATGCTGGCAGATACCAAACCTATTCCtgttaaaaatggaaaaatatgtCTATTATCCAAGTACAGTAAACACTAAAAAGGGCAGAAAGATTTTGAGCAAATGTGTGAAACGTGTTGTCTTCTATATTAATCTAAAGTTTAATAATTGTCATTTATTGTGTCTGGTAGGCAGTGAATATATGGTTTCCTGCAGCAGCATTTATTAGTCCTCAATAAATGTACCGAACACTCAAAGGTTCAAAGGTTTCTTTATTTGACGTGACTTTGTTGAGTTTTTCCATTAAATGTGAAATCGATTCAAtcctttattattatataaacgTCACTTCTGTTGTTCAATTTATGTGTATAATGgtcaaaaaaaagcaaatcgTCATTACATTCAATAGTTTAAGCAACAAATATATTACATGTCATTAGCGTGCAGTTCAAGTTGATACATCACCTGCTTCCTGCTACATCCTGAAAATGGCACAAAActtaaaatgaggaaaaattAAAAGGAAGATAATTTAGATTTAAAATGGAGCATCTTTAAATAACAAATTCAGAATTTACCAACAAATCAATTAAGGCTCATTCACAAACTATATTGCTTAAATTTAATGATGGAGATTAACTTTGTAACATTCTACCTACAGTATCTACATCAGTTTAAGTTTTGAGGATTTGTGATCAAGGTTTGTATTTACACTCTAGACAAACAAGACCCTGTTTAATTCAATGAAAACCCCAGcgcaaatgaaaacaaacaaaatctgtATCAGGTTTGTTGGCTAGCACTACAGAACGAGCAGGTAGCAAACAGGGAGTATGATATTCTATACAAatggcacaaacacaaataaaatccaAAATTGCAGGATGTTTGAGAAAAATCCTTCTGTCGTAATTTTTCAGCGGGTTTTATGATTTACCCGAGACGTGTCAATATTCTTTAAACCGAAAACTCAGAATGCGTAAGGGGAAGTTTCTGCCACATTAACAAAACAGTAATACGTGCACTTAGGAGACCCTCcgctttcagaataaaagtaaaataattcTTTGTGACCCTAAAACATTTGAGCTTTTCTTTATGCTAGTGGGTAATTAAACCATAATATTTGAATTATGCAATAAAACTAGGGCTGGTTATAGTACAAAATTCACTCTACAACTCTATGCAGAAAATTCAAAGCCACTGGAAAGAAGTGGTTTTAAATGATGGCATTAACACAGAGGAAGAATCGGACAAAAACGTTTAAGAGTCAGCATTCCTCTAGGAAACCAGCCCCAGAATCAGCACAGCAGGGTTTGTTACCTTTACAAAGTTTGGGGGGGTTAAGCAGTTTTTACAATACTTTCTATATACAGAGACTGGGTGCTGCAGCCGTTCCTTTGAGACAT
This is a stretch of genomic DNA from Maylandia zebra isolate NMK-2024a linkage group LG13, Mzebra_GT3a, whole genome shotgun sequence. It encodes these proteins:
- the pkd2l1 gene encoding polycystin-2-like protein 1; protein product: MKTLNNRAESHLTGQVDFELDKVGNGGWVNQGYCSSPPPFPRVTTVFNPKPHFEGNMNSLYNLDTPIALPEDPPTKDQSLKKRRGCCCFIKALWGTTLTENTSDNREQFIRTTLRELLVYVFFLVDICLLTYGMTSSSAYYYTNAMTNLFVNTPSSSGVTFQSIGSMADFWTFAQGPLLNGLYWTTWYNNQPLESGNTSFIYYENMLLGVPRMRQIKIKNNSCTVYSDFENGIKGCFAVYTNQKEDEQSFGLINGSAWTYHTEKEIKGSSYWGLVATYSGAGYYQDLSRTQEESANILTELQNNLWLDRGTRAVFIDFSTYNANINLFCVITLVVEFPATGGAIPSYQIRTVKLIRYITTWDYFILGCELLFCVFILYYIVEEILELKIHKFSYFNSIWNILDIVVILLAIVAIIFNVFRTIKVDSLLGNLLKNPNIYSDFEFLAFWQTQYNNMNAVNLFFAWIKIFKYISFSKTMNQLSSTLGRCAKDIFGFAIMFFIVFFAYAQLGYLLFGMQVQTFSTFVKCIFTQFRIILGDFDFDAIDSANRVLGPIYFVTYVFFVFFVLLNMFLAIINDTYAEVKQELSEKDELQITDIFKQSYMKTFMKLKLKKEKISDVQKVLHSGSGDLEFQDFRETLKEMGHGDQEINAAFSKFDRDGNKILDKDEQRWMKAELEQKREALSAEINNLGMNYQMELHEKPPVKSNEHKSNSSQTFVEREHFLSLAKQVLHLESSVAGIASQTELIMEKLGLQGKAKDAATAKKP